The following coding sequences are from one Haliotis asinina isolate JCU_RB_2024 chromosome 3, JCU_Hal_asi_v2, whole genome shotgun sequence window:
- the LOC137277049 gene encoding endonuclease 8-like 1 translates to MPEGPELHLASRFVNFVCKGKVFAGKIVKSDVHKSKDIVWDHTDYTISASSRGKELKLTLTAYADSPSKDKKKHANSPRSVDIMFQFGMSGKFNFCGVNEMEKHSHLNFYTKTTEGSNPEVLSFVDYRRFGKWTENGDWAADRGPCVMFEYPAFRQNVLDNLHQAAFNKPICEVLLNQRYFNGVGNYLRAEILYRAGVPPFKCARSVLEKLSSGQEEKKVVVKSECPDILQMCNILPLEVIDIGATSYGLYGTKSMNSFMDWLQCYYNPNMKNMADHNKRTIWFAGDPGPMVPKEQKTKRIKKTSKIVKRKSKQMLEAGEELPEILHSPTKKTKTEGRMTRKKLQDTVEKERKPKSKKAKTEQNNKSKTAENVKPKKVKTKKTTKSSSSQETNAKSSSTKTGRHRNSGEADEGVGDGLTSAGNGTKVKVMGGARRSTRTTSTESRTSSSSGDVDSSVTKLKSSKRSSRQIHKRFHSCSSGLK, encoded by the exons ATGCCAGAAGGACCAGAGCTTCATCTCGCAAGTAGATTTGTCAACTTTGTTTGTAAAGGAAAAGTATTTGCGGGGAAAATCGTGAAATCCGATGTGCATAAAAGTAAAGACATCGTTTGGGATCACACCGATTACACAATCTCGGCTTCCTCGAGAGGAAAGGAGTTGAAACTCACATTGACAGCGTACGCTGACAGTCCAAGTAAGGACAAGAAGAAGCATGCAAACTCTCCACGATCCGTGGATATCATGTTTCAGTTTGGCATGTCGGGGAAATTCAATTTTTGCGGCGTGAATGAAATGGAGAAACACTCCCATTTGAATTTCTACACCAAGACGACCGAAGGTTCAAATCCTGAAGTGTTGAGTTTCGTCGACTACAGACGGTTTGGGAAGTGGACAGAGAACGGGGACTGGGCAGCTGATCGAGGACCATGTGTGATGTTCGAATATCCGGCGTTTAG ACAAAACGTGTTGGACAATCTTCACCAGGCAGCTTTCAACAAACCAATCTGTGAAGTTTTGCTGAACCAAAGATACTTCAACGGGGTAGGAAACTATCTACGAGCAGAAATACTCTACAG AGCTGGAGTGCCACCATTCAAGTGTGCTCGGTCAGTGCTGGAGAAACTGTCTTCTGGTCAGGAAGAGAAGAAAGTGGTGGTCAAGTCAGAGTGTCCAGACATCTTACAAATGTGCAACATCCTACCTCTGGAGGTCATTGACATAG GGGCCACCTCCTATGGTCTTTATGGAACAAAATCCATGAACAGTTTTATGGATTGGCTCCAGTGTTACTACAACCCCAACATGAAGAACATGGCTGACCACAACAAGAGAACCATCTGGTTTGCAGGAGACCCTGGACCCATGGTGCCAAAAG aacaaaaaacaaagagGATAAAGAAAACTTCTAAGATCGTGAAAAGAAAGTCAAAACAGATGCTG GAAGCAGGAGAAGAACTTCCAGAAATTCTTCACTctccaacaaagaaaacaaaaactgaGGGCAGAATGACAAGAAAAAAGCTTCAAGACACAGTAGAAAAGGAAAGAAAACCAAAATCAAAGAAAgctaaaacagaacaaaataatAAGTCGAAAACAGCAGAAAATGTGAAACCAAAGAAAGTAAAGACTAAGAAAACAACCAAATCATCCTCATCACAAGAAACAAATGCCAAGTCTTCCAGCACGAAGACAGGTAGGCACAGGAATTCAGGTGAAGCAGACGAAGGTGTTGGGGATGGCTTGACCAGTGCAGGAAATGggacaaaggtcaaggtcatgggTGGAGCGAGGAGGAGCACAAGGACCACCTCAACAGAGTCCAGGACAAGTTCTAGTTCTGGGGATGTGGACAGTTCAGTCACAAAGTTGAAAAGTAGCAAGAGGAGCTCAAGGCAAATTCACAAGAGATTTCATAGTTGTAGTTCTGGGTTAAAGTAA